One window of the Emcibacter sp. genome contains the following:
- a CDS encoding HEPN domain-containing protein encodes MTIASENLEDFKIMLDGINDFANKCRDPESALDTAKSMGMDILRYQIAPSNGFYERHKELDKKILDSLRHGNLNIQRKGYLALCRIVDRTLYKSKPPIRNKIAFSTLSKRVVDLFLLEMAVHKKTMNQSLADSIINKSRNNILKELAPTTHFYPCIITDDKVSDEFNFGPVTFYTKDRFLENYEHEFRTDENNKLHTKALEYYSQFPWIAKVFVPQVEIEKSRQMSKQAVIYALSVIKLILEPHAGKRIKLCGGTENPYMAEFKILNDQPYAMITSTAKYISADDKLSNILHENLDRISNLSGQLLSFFLSGEEVALIYQRLLNSIWWFGDAVSEISESAKIVKYVNAIEAIVITDDNKTTAQFNNRVLGLVTPVREYLFDDTMKLDKKISKLYDLRSKLVHGRKSPIDTKLAENIFFAHDLASKVIISSFYWTSMIAEKDHNMTIKSIHKEFENSLEEFVRKCASS; translated from the coding sequence ATGACCATTGCTTCTGAGAACTTAGAAGATTTCAAAATCATGCTTGATGGAATCAATGATTTTGCAAACAAGTGTAGAGATCCTGAATCTGCACTTGATACAGCGAAATCAATGGGAATGGATATTCTTAGATATCAAATAGCACCCTCAAACGGTTTCTATGAACGTCATAAGGAACTCGATAAGAAAATACTTGATAGCTTACGACATGGAAATTTGAATATACAGCGCAAAGGTTACTTAGCACTTTGCCGCATAGTAGATCGAACTTTATACAAATCAAAGCCACCCATTCGAAATAAAATCGCATTTTCAACACTGAGTAAGAGAGTTGTGGATTTATTCCTGCTCGAAATGGCCGTCCACAAAAAAACTATGAATCAATCTCTAGCGGACAGCATTATCAATAAATCAAGAAATAACATTCTCAAAGAACTAGCCCCAACAACTCATTTTTATCCTTGCATAATTACAGATGATAAAGTGTCAGATGAATTCAACTTTGGGCCTGTTACTTTCTATACGAAAGACAGGTTTTTGGAAAACTACGAGCATGAATTTAGAACTGATGAAAATAACAAATTGCACACGAAAGCATTAGAATATTATTCTCAATTTCCTTGGATCGCCAAAGTATTTGTTCCACAAGTTGAGATCGAAAAATCCAGACAGATGTCAAAACAAGCCGTAATCTATGCATTAAGTGTGATTAAACTCATTTTAGAGCCACATGCAGGAAAGCGTATAAAACTCTGTGGTGGCACAGAAAATCCATATATGGCTGAATTTAAGATTCTAAATGATCAGCCCTATGCTATGATCACCAGCACGGCGAAATACATCAGTGCAGATGACAAACTATCCAACATCCTCCACGAAAATCTGGATCGAATTTCCAATTTGTCTGGACAACTATTAAGCTTTTTTCTCTCAGGAGAGGAAGTAGCATTAATTTATCAAAGATTGCTAAACTCTATCTGGTGGTTTGGTGATGCCGTTAGTGAAATTTCGGAAAGCGCCAAAATCGTAAAATACGTAAATGCAATAGAAGCAATAGTAATTACAGACGATAATAAAACAACTGCTCAATTCAACAATCGTGTATTAGGGCTTGTAACTCCTGTAAGAGAATACCTTTTCGATGACACGATGAAACTCGATAAGAAGATCAGCAAACTTTATGATCTAAGATCCAAACTTGTTCATGGAAGAAAAAGCCCGATTGATACTAAACTTGCCGAAAATATTTTCTTTGCACATGATTTAGCAAGCAAAGTTATTATCAGCTCTTTTTATTGGACTTCTATGATCGCCGAAAAAGATCACAACATGACTATTAAGTCGATACACAAAGAATTTGAGAATTCATTAGAAGAATTCGTCCGAAAATGTGCATCTAGTTAA
- a CDS encoding helix-turn-helix transcriptional regulator codes for MNNQSIHFAARDILARLDSGEEETIPFDMVEKLSRGEEHPLALWRKHRDLKAKELAEQAGISSVYLSDIENRRKPGTLPLFMKFSEILNVALDDLVDWPQD; via the coding sequence ATGAATAACCAGTCAATCCATTTTGCCGCCCGCGATATCCTTGCCCGGCTGGACAGTGGGGAAGAGGAAACCATTCCCTTTGACATGGTGGAAAAATTGTCCCGGGGCGAGGAGCATCCGCTGGCGCTCTGGCGCAAGCACCGCGACCTGAAGGCCAAGGAGCTGGCGGAACAGGCCGGGATCAGTAGTGTTTATCTGTCCGACATTGAAAACCGCCGCAAGCCCGGCACCCTGCCCTTGTTCATGAAATTTTCTGAAATCCTCAATGTCGCCCTAGACGATCTGGTCGACTGGCCGCAGGATTAA
- a CDS encoding cation:proton antiporter: MEEHYHALTYLASILAAAFVGGAVFRKFKQPVMIGYIIVGLVLGPSVLGLVAGREEVSLLAELGILLLLFVAGMELDLNNFKSVSRIALITCAAQIALGLVIMFLLGWLLDWPFNRSVLMGFAISLSSTAVALKILEDMNLKDTTIGHSSLGILIAQDLAVIPMILIIGAMHTAEGFNYWGMARLVIAVVVMGGIMYVLTKKPRAFLRLWVRFERIKGEAMQGQAAITALAFCFTASAVAGFFGLSAAYGAFLAGIVLGHTMNRHQLEEHTRPIFDVMIMVFFLSIGLLIDLQFLWDHLLAAFAVLFLTMCLKTVANVMILRWLGMAKSEAYMTGAVLAQVGEFSFILAAMGLGAGTIDNDSYKYVVAVITLSLLFTPLWLYLVRHNDKLPQFELASLKDQIEKLRKNGASGDVRKKHGGKNDQSPPSDDDTQAT; this comes from the coding sequence ATGGAAGAACATTATCACGCCCTGACCTACCTCGCCAGCATCCTGGCGGCTGCCTTTGTCGGTGGCGCGGTGTTCCGGAAATTCAAGCAGCCGGTGATGATCGGCTATATCATCGTCGGGCTGGTGCTCGGCCCGTCGGTCCTCGGCCTGGTGGCGGGGCGGGAGGAGGTTTCGCTGCTGGCCGAACTCGGCATCCTGCTGCTGCTGTTCGTCGCCGGGATGGAGCTCGACCTCAATAATTTCAAATCGGTGTCCCGCATCGCCCTGATCACCTGCGCCGCGCAGATTGCCCTCGGGCTGGTCATCATGTTCCTGCTCGGCTGGCTGCTGGACTGGCCGTTCAACCGGTCGGTGCTGATGGGCTTCGCGATCTCCCTCAGCTCCACCGCCGTGGCCCTGAAAATCCTCGAGGATATGAACCTGAAGGACACGACTATAGGTCATTCCAGCCTTGGCATCCTGATCGCCCAGGACCTGGCGGTCATTCCCATGATCCTGATCATCGGCGCCATGCACACGGCGGAGGGGTTCAACTACTGGGGCATGGCCCGGCTGGTCATCGCCGTGGTGGTGATGGGCGGCATCATGTATGTGCTGACCAAAAAACCGCGGGCCTTTCTCAGGCTCTGGGTCCGGTTCGAACGGATCAAGGGCGAGGCCATGCAGGGACAGGCGGCGATCACCGCGCTGGCCTTCTGCTTCACCGCCTCGGCCGTGGCCGGTTTCTTCGGACTGTCGGCCGCCTACGGCGCCTTCCTTGCCGGGATCGTGCTCGGCCATACCATGAACCGGCATCAGCTGGAGGAGCACACCCGGCCCATTTTCGATGTCATGATCATGGTGTTTTTCCTGTCCATCGGCCTGCTGATCGACCTGCAGTTTCTGTGGGACCACCTGCTCGCGGCCTTTGCCGTCCTGTTCCTGACCATGTGCCTGAAGACGGTGGCCAATGTGATGATCCTGCGCTGGCTCGGCATGGCAAAAAGCGAGGCTTATATGACCGGCGCGGTGCTGGCCCAGGTCGGTGAATTTTCCTTTATCCTGGCGGCCATGGGCCTAGGCGCCGGGACCATCGACAATGACAGTTATAAATATGTGGTGGCGGTCATTACCCTGAGCCTGCTGTTCACGCCGCTGTGGCTGTATCTGGTCCGGCACAACGACAAACTGCCGCAATTTGAACTCGCCAGCCTGAAAGACCAGATCGAAAAGCTGAGAAAAAACGGCGCCAGCGGCGACGTGCGCAAAAAACACGGCGGGAAGAATGACCAAAGCCCCCCGTCCGACGACGACACCCAGGCAACATGA
- the thiE gene encoding thiamine phosphate synthase — protein MAETRLYLISPPAIDPEQFAEQLKDALDGGDVASFQLRLKGIPDVDIERAAKLLMPICHKHDVAFLINDHPKLAARLKADGVHIGQDDTPYADAREIVGPDSIVGVTCHNSRHLAMEAGEAGADYVAFGAFFPTETKDVSHSADKEILTWWAELFEIPSVAIGGITVDNCRELIEAGADFIAVSGGVWNHPEGPGEAVRQFNQIISEV, from the coding sequence ATGGCAGAAACACGTCTTTACCTTATCTCACCTCCCGCGATAGACCCGGAGCAGTTCGCCGAACAACTGAAAGATGCGCTGGACGGTGGCGATGTGGCAAGTTTCCAGTTGCGCCTGAAAGGCATTCCAGATGTGGATATCGAGCGGGCGGCAAAGCTGCTGATGCCGATCTGTCACAAGCATGACGTGGCCTTCCTGATCAACGACCACCCGAAGCTCGCCGCTCGCCTGAAGGCAGACGGGGTGCATATCGGCCAGGACGACACGCCTTACGCTGACGCGCGGGAGATTGTCGGTCCCGACAGCATTGTCGGCGTCACCTGCCACAACAGCCGTCATCTGGCCATGGAAGCCGGTGAAGCGGGTGCCGACTATGTGGCGTTCGGCGCCTTTTTTCCGACCGAAACCAAGGACGTCAGCCACAGCGCCGACAAGGAAATCCTGACCTGGTGGGCCGAACTGTTCGAGATCCCTTCGGTCGCCATCGGCGGCATTACAGTGGACAACTGCCGGGAGCTTATCGAAGCCGGGGCCGATTTCATTGCCGTTTCAGGCGGGGTCTGGAACCATCCTGAAGGCCCGGGCGAAGCCGTGCGTCAGTTTAATCAGATCATCTCGGAAGTCTGA
- a CDS encoding GNAT family N-acetyltransferase gives MTENRPHIEISKLEPGTGLDDCFMIRRKVFIDEQHVSEEEEMDGLDDRADQYLVHVDGRPAATARVRYPDGTKGKVERVAVLREFRGLGLGQKIMEKIIEDISDRHGIKEILLAAQTRVTGFYEKLGFTAYGEEFLDANIPHFWMTRPPLAK, from the coding sequence ATGACTGAGAACAGACCACATATAGAAATATCAAAACTTGAGCCAGGCACCGGGCTGGACGACTGTTTCATGATCCGCCGGAAAGTCTTCATCGATGAACAACATGTCTCGGAAGAAGAGGAAATGGACGGCCTTGATGACCGGGCCGACCAGTATCTGGTTCATGTGGACGGCCGCCCGGCCGCTACCGCCCGGGTCCGCTATCCGGACGGCACCAAGGGCAAGGTGGAAAGAGTTGCTGTACTCAGGGAATTTCGCGGGCTTGGCCTGGGTCAGAAAATCATGGAAAAAATCATTGAAGATATTTCCGATCGGCACGGCATAAAAGAAATCCTCCTGGCCGCCCAGACACGGGTGACCGGATTCTATGAAAAGCTGGGTTTTACAGCCTATGGCGAGGAATTTCTCGACGCCAATATTCCCCATTTCTGGATGACCAGGCCGCCGCTGGCGAAATAG
- a CDS encoding DUF4870 domain-containing protein: MSEKTSTGIEENVAGLLCYLLGWISGLIFLLIEKENETVRFHAMQSIVTFGGLNVIYILLMISVIGIPLMPLVGLVGLIAWIMLMIKAFQGEKFKFPISGDLAEKWVKDVKI, translated from the coding sequence ATGAGTGAAAAAACGAGTACGGGAATAGAGGAAAACGTCGCCGGCCTCCTGTGTTATCTGCTTGGCTGGATAAGCGGGCTTATTTTTCTTCTGATCGAGAAGGAAAATGAAACTGTGCGCTTTCATGCCATGCAGTCCATTGTTACCTTCGGCGGACTGAATGTTATTTATATTCTTCTCATGATTTCTGTTATCGGCATCCCCTTGATGCCTTTGGTCGGCCTGGTCGGCCTCATTGCCTGGATCATGCTGATGATCAAGGCGTTTCAGGGGGAGAAGTTCAAGTTCCCGATCTCCGGAGATCTGGCGGAAAAATGGGTCAAGGATGTGAAAATCTGA
- a CDS encoding glutathione S-transferase — MTYPVLYSFRRCPYAMRARMGLAHAGITCELREVVLRDKPAEMLALSPKATVPVLQLPDGTVLEESFDIIKWALSRNDPDNWLSRLDDAETLVAENDGSFKQSLDKYKYASRHPEEPQSSYRAQGETFLEKLNSILSEQRFLAGDRPGLADIAVFPFIRQFAFVDKDWFDQRPYDGLKDWLNFHLESALFRNVMTKYEQWHSGDSPVLFTALHSPTDLSQ, encoded by the coding sequence ATGACATATCCCGTTTTATATAGTTTCCGGCGTTGTCCCTACGCAATGCGTGCCCGCATGGGCCTTGCCCATGCCGGGATCACCTGCGAACTCAGAGAGGTTGTCCTTCGGGATAAGCCGGCGGAAATGCTTGCCCTGTCCCCCAAGGCCACTGTCCCGGTCCTGCAATTGCCCGACGGCACGGTCCTGGAGGAAAGTTTCGATATCATCAAATGGGCTCTGTCCCGGAATGATCCGGACAACTGGCTGTCCCGGCTTGACGATGCCGAAACGCTGGTCGCGGAAAATGACGGCTCTTTCAAGCAGTCCCTGGATAAATATAAATATGCCAGCCGCCATCCCGAAGAGCCGCAATCAAGTTACAGGGCACAGGGTGAAACCTTCCTTGAGAAGCTGAACAGCATTCTGTCTGAACAACGCTTCCTTGCCGGTGACCGGCCGGGCCTTGCAGACATTGCCGTTTTCCCCTTCATTCGGCAGTTTGCTTTTGTGGATAAGGACTGGTTTGACCAGCGTCCCTACGATGGGCTGAAGGACTGGCTTAATTTCCATTTGGAAAGCGCCCTGTTCAGGAACGTCATGACAAAATACGAGCAGTGGCACAGCGGAGATTCACCGGTGCTATTTACCGCTTTACACTCCCCTACTGACCTGAGTCAATGA
- a CDS encoding DUF3775 domain-containing protein has product MTALNVDTINYIVSLAREVQQDAPDIIEAELAESHDSEFLTTDDIAQIADEGKMEDHAQDTTYQAFVGAVKRMNEEERNELVALMWVGRGTYGKDEWEQAVAAAAEASNDHTADYLMRAPLLPDYLEEGLAQMEDLLEEEE; this is encoded by the coding sequence ATGACAGCGCTGAATGTGGATACCATCAACTATATTGTGTCGCTTGCCCGGGAAGTCCAGCAGGACGCTCCCGACATCATCGAGGCGGAACTGGCTGAATCCCATGACAGTGAATTTCTGACTACCGATGACATTGCCCAGATTGCCGATGAAGGCAAGATGGAAGACCATGCCCAGGATACCACTTATCAGGCTTTTGTCGGCGCCGTTAAACGCATGAATGAGGAAGAGCGCAACGAACTGGTTGCGCTGATGTGGGTTGGGCGCGGCACCTATGGCAAGGATGAATGGGAACAGGCCGTCGCCGCCGCCGCGGAAGCCTCAAATGATCATACCGCGGATTACCTCATGCGGGCCCCGCTTCTTCCCGATTATCTGGAAGAAGGCCTGGCGCAGATGGAAGATCTTCTAGAAGAGGAAGAGTAA
- a CDS encoding PAS domain-containing protein has protein sequence MNRGQLVFPPEDKEKQVHTILEEAPLTDASLIQSSRLKEVLDIWQQTAGATGIPPWSSFNPMDFTDLLPAMSVYSNEGSLEAPDYLLRLEGDLSSKFFNVPTSMTRIQDIHSHSQKDYLINHLTTALRQRKPNYIVRNLGWNKGRDYIEYEILSLPFTSREDGTADRVLCAKVFQNKYSSPDS, from the coding sequence ATGAATAGAGGGCAACTCGTCTTTCCGCCTGAAGACAAAGAGAAGCAGGTCCATACGATTCTGGAGGAGGCCCCTCTTACTGACGCCTCGCTGATCCAGTCTTCGCGCTTGAAAGAAGTTCTGGATATCTGGCAACAGACTGCCGGCGCGACTGGCATTCCACCCTGGAGTTCGTTTAATCCGATGGATTTTACGGACCTGCTGCCGGCAATGAGCGTCTATAGTAACGAGGGAAGTCTGGAAGCACCTGATTACCTCCTGAGACTGGAAGGTGATCTGAGTTCCAAGTTTTTCAATGTGCCTACCTCTATGACCAGGATACAGGACATCCATAGTCATTCTCAGAAAGATTATCTGATCAACCATCTAACCACGGCCCTCCGTCAGAGGAAGCCGAACTATATTGTGCGCAACCTGGGCTGGAACAAAGGCCGGGACTATATTGAATATGAAATTCTGAGCCTGCCCTTCACCAGCAGGGAAGATGGAACCGCAGACAGGGTTTTATGCGCCAAGGTCTTTCAAAACAAATATTCCTCGCCGGATTCCTGA
- a CDS encoding PAS domain-containing protein: MDSSYIIIESPLTDSSLIRTPRLKQVLEFWEQNKSGDDVPLWKCFNPMEFKDLLPTISLFSNEGTPENPDYLLRLEGDQSAQILGLPSSMTKLKDADDYFRKTRIEEHLAVMAQSKKPVYFIRNLGWRDNKKYINYEILCMPFTSKEKGFVDRFLSVKTIKTVSLNH; this comes from the coding sequence ATGGATTCTTCATATATCATTATAGAATCTCCTCTCACCGACAGCTCCCTGATCCGTACCCCGCGCCTGAAACAAGTCCTGGAATTTTGGGAACAAAACAAAAGCGGGGATGACGTTCCCCTCTGGAAGTGTTTCAATCCCATGGAATTTAAGGACCTTCTCCCGACAATCAGTCTTTTCAGCAATGAAGGAACCCCGGAAAATCCGGATTATCTTTTGAGGCTGGAGGGAGACCAAAGTGCCCAAATATTGGGCCTTCCCTCCTCCATGACTAAACTGAAGGATGCCGATGATTATTTCCGCAAAACCCGGATTGAGGAACATCTGGCTGTTATGGCCCAGTCAAAGAAACCGGTTTATTTTATTCGCAACCTGGGCTGGAGAGACAACAAGAAATATATAAATTATGAAATCCTCTGCATGCCCTTCACCTCAAAAGAAAAGGGCTTCGTTGACAGGTTTCTCTCAGTAAAGACCATCAAGACGGTATCCCTGAACCATTAG
- a CDS encoding GNAT family N-acetyltransferase: protein MTKVNLRPGTVEDIPTLLGFTRELAEYENELHKVEATEEGLRHHLFGPDPKARTLIIELDGQAVGSAFYFYFFATYRGKPGIYLEDIYIQPAFRGQGIGKKIFAYLAREVREAGGYFVRWWVMDDNESGIGFYESLGARREKHHTIYHLEDDALDGLLES from the coding sequence ATGACAAAAGTTAATTTACGGCCCGGAACCGTCGAGGATATCCCAACCCTTCTGGGGTTTACCCGGGAACTGGCGGAATACGAAAATGAACTGCACAAGGTGGAGGCGACGGAAGAGGGGCTCCGTCATCATCTTTTCGGTCCGGATCCGAAAGCCCGAACCCTGATCATCGAGCTTGACGGTCAGGCGGTCGGGTCGGCGTTCTATTTTTATTTCTTTGCTACTTATCGGGGCAAGCCTGGCATCTACCTGGAGGATATCTATATCCAGCCGGCATTCCGGGGGCAGGGCATAGGCAAAAAGATTTTTGCCTATCTGGCTAGGGAGGTCCGGGAGGCCGGCGGTTATTTCGTGCGCTGGTGGGTGATGGATGACAATGAGAGCGGAATTGGGTTTTATGAATCCCTTGGTGCCCGCCGGGAAAAACATCACACGATCTATCACCTGGAAGATGATGCACTGGACGGGCTTTTGGAAAGCTAG
- a CDS encoding NfeD family protein, with amino-acid sequence MFEDIVFNHWLWFVTALALIGFEVAMPGVVFLWLAIASAIVGLIVLMAPDLAWEMQFVIFSVLAVVSVFAGRSYLKKHPLETEDTTLNRRGAQYLGHNYTLVSDMENGEGKIKIGDTLWKVSGEFDGKVGDIVQVTGSSGVILTVTEKKKHDKS; translated from the coding sequence ATGTTCGAGGATATTGTCTTCAATCACTGGCTCTGGTTTGTGACCGCCCTGGCGTTGATCGGATTTGAAGTAGCCATGCCGGGGGTTGTGTTCCTCTGGCTCGCCATCGCCAGCGCCATTGTCGGTTTGATTGTGCTGATGGCGCCGGACCTGGCCTGGGAAATGCAGTTTGTAATTTTCTCCGTGCTGGCTGTTGTGAGCGTTTTTGCCGGGCGCAGCTATCTGAAAAAGCATCCGCTGGAAACCGAGGATACAACATTGAACAGGCGCGGGGCTCAGTATCTCGGCCATAACTATACCCTGGTATCTGACATGGAAAATGGCGAGGGCAAGATTAAAATTGGCGATACCCTGTGGAAAGTCAGTGGAGAATTTGACGGCAAGGTCGGGGATATTGTACAGGTAACTGGCAGCAGTGGAGTTATTCTGACAGTGACTGAGAAGAAAAAGCATGACAAAAGTTAA
- a CDS encoding SPFH domain-containing protein, producing the protein MLGFSSFGIALIVIAVFLIFSGVKTVPQGYEWTVQRFGRFTKSLVPGLHLIIPIVDRIGSKVSMQEQVLDVPSQEVITKDNAMVRADGVVFFQVLDAAKATYEVHDMVLAILNLTMTNLRTVMGSLDLDELLSQRDQINTRLLTVVDEATTPWGIKITRIEIKDIEPPRDIIDAMARQMKAEREKRANILDAEGFRQAEILRAEGEKQGAILEAEGRREAAFRDAEAREREAEAEAKATQMVSEAIANGDPQAINYFIAQKYVETLSDFARSPNEKLVFMPLEASGVIGALGGMTEMLNELKSAPKPGTNRGRVPTAG; encoded by the coding sequence ATGCTAGGTTTTAGCTCATTCGGCATAGCACTGATTGTTATTGCTGTATTTCTTATTTTCTCTGGTGTCAAAACCGTACCACAGGGATATGAGTGGACAGTGCAGCGTTTTGGGCGCTTTACAAAGTCTCTGGTGCCGGGATTGCACCTGATTATTCCAATTGTCGACCGGATCGGCTCCAAGGTCAGTATGCAGGAGCAGGTCCTGGATGTGCCTTCCCAGGAAGTGATTACCAAGGACAATGCCATGGTGCGGGCCGATGGCGTGGTTTTTTTCCAGGTTCTTGACGCCGCCAAGGCCACCTATGAGGTCCATGACATGGTTCTTGCGATCCTCAACCTGACCATGACCAACCTGAGGACGGTGATGGGATCCCTGGACCTGGATGAGCTACTGTCCCAGCGCGACCAGATCAATACCCGTCTGCTGACAGTAGTGGATGAGGCGACAACCCCCTGGGGCATCAAGATCACCCGTATTGAAATCAAGGACATTGAACCGCCGCGGGATATCATCGATGCCATGGCGCGGCAGATGAAGGCGGAGCGGGAAAAACGCGCCAACATACTGGATGCTGAAGGTTTTCGGCAGGCGGAAATCCTTCGGGCCGAAGGTGAAAAGCAGGGTGCCATTCTGGAAGCTGAAGGACGGCGTGAGGCTGCCTTCCGGGATGCGGAAGCGCGCGAGCGGGAAGCCGAGGCGGAAGCCAAGGCAACCCAGATGGTCTCTGAGGCCATCGCCAACGGCGATCCCCAGGCCATTAATTATTTCATCGCCCAGAAATATGTCGAGACCTTGAGCGATTTCGCCCGCTCGCCAAATGAAAAACTGGTCTTTATGCCGCTGGAGGCCTCTGGTGTCATTGGTGCTCTGGGCGGGATGACGGAGATGCTTAACGAACTGAAAAGTGCCCCGAAACCGGGCACTAATCGCGGACGTGTCCCGACAGCGGGCTAG